From the genome of Penaeus monodon isolate SGIC_2016 unplaced genomic scaffold, NSTDA_Pmon_1 PmonScaffold_8412, whole genome shotgun sequence:
GACtgtgaaaagcaaaaaggggaaagggaagagggagggggccaAAATAAACCcaatcctctccccaccccaggccggggtttccccccccctctccaaccccttttccctcacgGGCAACCCTAGCCGGGCATCCCCCTCACAGCAGAGCCAACCCGGCTGTTTTCGGGGCCAAAAGCGGAATCAAAAGGGCTGGGGCCTCCCCGGGCAAGGCCACAAatttgaaacagaaaaaaagcctGGCccagagaaaaacccaaaaacgaaaatCAAGCAAAcccaaggctctccaccccccaggggACCCCGGGGAAAACCCGGACAGCCAAAGGAAAACCCCCCTCAAGCATTGAGGATCTCCCCAATGGGTTTGTCAGACCCGCCGTAAACCcaaatatgacgatgtctctgatgtaactataaatttgaaacatcatggcacgcaatctaagtattcggGCAGGGGAACATTTTGGCTTCTCCTAAAGGAGTGCCATCCCCAAACGCAATATTGCGTCAGGGGGCATTGACATCGCCCAGCTCCGGGAGACATTACCCGGGGGAAGTTTTCCCGCTTCCCCCGGGGGTTTACTTTTCGCGCTGCCACGTTCCATGGAAAAGAGGGCCcgatgaccctggtgaaagcaacaactccctgctccgcaatagccgtgCACCGCACTGTGGGGGAAGATGTTGAAAACTCTTTTCCCCCTCGAAATTCAACTTTCCCGGGGAAACCCCCGAAATTGTACAATTTGTAAGGGAGCCCACtgcagtagcttagacatcagccaaggGATGGGGCTTCCGCAAAGCACACGACCGGGTGATCATAGGGAGACTTCAATGCCACCCCCTATCCTGGCTCCCTTCAGGGGACCAATGCGGCTGGGCCCCACATGCCCCCGTGCTTGAGACGTTCCCCGAGAAACGCTCTTTCCCGAAAAGCCAATCCAAAGCATGTGAAGGAGGGGTCCTAGAAACCTCACCCTGGCCCCTGGGGctctgggggaaaaggaaatttgggtGGCGGGGTTCCCATGAACCGTCcgagtgaccattatggcactataaaaaaaccctaaaggatagtggcccagccgaaaaacCCGACCGAatccaaaatggggaaaaaagacaaggccaaaTGGCGGCTTTCCGAGTGCCCTTTGGGCCCCTGTCTGAGAAACAATGAAACCCCCAGAGCGAAATGGTTTAAACGCTACAAGCCGACTTTTAAAAGCCATTTATGAGCGCCTCATTGACCATACCCCAAAAATCGCCTTTGGGGGCCCGGATCCCCCAAAGGGCGCCTGGTttcttcaatgacgagattaggagtTTAAGGGGACCGgggaaacatgtgccgaaaaaatttccgaaggcaaaaaacccccccaacctaaACCCTCCTAAGGGGGGGCTGTCCCGGGGCGCCAAGGGAAAAAGCCGCAGAGTGggcggaaaaaagggggtgggaaagggggtgagTCTTTCGtcaccctaccccctcttccgagctatggcaacgggtcaaacgGCCACCGGCCCCTCCCCCGAATttcacgcaccacgacccccaggcagaggccaaaaaCTGGCGCAGGATTTTTCTGCGAGAACCCGGGAGCGCAGTTGCCGGGCCCAACTGAAGGGGCAAGCAAGAACGCCCCACAACCAGACCGACTTGCTCACCTCAAGAAAGGGGACCGAAACCCCATAAACCCCcgacgttttcttttctctggggGAAAATAAAGATGCCCCATAAAGCCATTttcaactcagccccgggcgacaCGGGGAAACTCGtacccccctcatctccccccctggggctggtaggtgagcttgcattttcccgcaactcatcaacaaatccTTTGGGGAAAATTCCACTCTAACCCCAACTGGAAGAAAAGGGGTACCATAGTTTTTCCCTCCCTAAAACCCAAAGGGGCCggggaaatacccccccccccctctctccctcaaaactgtctggccaagactgccggaaagggtggtactgaaccggctccccaaaggaaaatgggagccccacacgaacacctccacggccACCCCGGGGGAAAGAGCACAGCGCCCAGCATAGGGCCCCCTCTTTACCCAATAAACACGGGGGCATCTGTGGCAGTTTCCTTTACCTGGAGAAGGGTTTTTGAAATTGGGAAGTCCCCTTGCCTTTTAGGGGGAAAACCTGatccaaaaaattaaaaggtaagctttttgggttttggtaggttatactttaggaatagaacagccgaaatcaaaaaccccaaagggcacctatcacagcacatgcccctaaaaaaaataacccaccggggggggttctcagtcccgccctttttaaaaacactaagtcctgtatcctcaaaatAACCTCCCCCGTGGGGTGCAAATCATCTCCTAGGGGGGAGACCTTGCATATTTTCCCCTGGAAACAACTGCCTCCAAAACCCGCGTTGTCCCGGGGCTTTATATCGGGATTTTTTGCAGGGCAGGACTAAAGATCTTGGGCcgccaaaaaccaaaaccatggtctgagaaaagaaagttttttaaGGGACAATTTTGAAAAAACCCGGGGTGGACTTGGAGTGGGGGGTTAAAGGGAAAGCCCCGTACCTTGGGGGAAGGGaaaccggaccctctccttccccaaggGTCCCCGTACCTTTCTGGGCCGAACAAGGCAAACGGGCTTTTCAAAGAGAAACAAAGGTGGAAAAACCCCATAGGGGGCCCGACACAGAGTACTAAAATCTTCTATTTTCAATTTCTGTcacccattgtagactatgctcgCTCGcgctgattggcattaagaaaaatataaagaccgattggggGACAGTCCAAACAAAACCGCCCGGGTCATtgtgggggccccaaaggggcaaGGGCCTCAACCTCccgtggggaaaaaaaccttccccctttgggcccccacaATTGATCTAAAAGGCAAACACAATTCCCTTTTCAAAAgggcatccaggctcccaggaaaacccaaacccaagaCACAAAAAAGTCAGACGCCAGAACaaaataacgagctgtttgcaaaaaactcctggctgtcttTTTAAAACAGGGCCGGGGGCTAATTTCGCCATCCCTTTAAAAAACCGTCTGGGCCAAGGGGATGgacttccccaaaaacccctgctTTTTTCCAAGCTCCGCCGTGgggacaaacctcgatagagttctcccggtcatgagactggggaaaaaaaaagaatgaatattgtacccAGCCTAAAGGCAAAAACCCCGAGGTCATTGAACCATCACCCCCCGGGGACCAACATATTTCACGGATTTGGGTCGGGCCCATCCCTTGACCcccctgcaggcgccggcttcacagcaagggatgccacaaaatccatgagggaacagacaacgcctcctcgctacaaagggagagggagttgcTATCATGGGGGCACTGAGTCACCTTTCCTTTAGGGAAGGCACGTTGGGCATCACCAGACTTTCCAAAAGGGGCCCtttgactgtcttcagcagcgctccccACCACGACAACATTGCCTCCTGCAAACCCTCCCACATAGCACAAAGGAGGGTTGCtcgggtagaagaattatcataaacccggggttttccccccccaaaagggtcagaaggaatgagcttgctgacttttaccgaaatcggccgggggaaagcccccccaaaaccctgatAATCATcagaaaccccaaaattttcttagGGGGAAGTGACCCGGGGGCGGccaactccctttccccctgcagcttcacaaaggaaaagaggaaaaaccccctcggccagctgggaCTCAGAGCTACAGGCCCATGAACCACTGGGGACTCTCGGGAAAAAAACAACGGGTAAACCCAAgtcttctgcacagaatgcgcctaggttaccactgttcatggggATTATACAAACCCTAGAAATTTAAGAGAGGTTTTTTGCATCATTCGGGGAGCCGAAAGCCACACTTTTAAAACTAGTTGGAGTTTTCGTGGGACAAACCCAAATTTCCCAAGACAAACCCCCCAGGGAAAAACAGGGCCCTCGTGGCTGGTAAGGATTATGGCCAAACTTCAAACCCCGGGTACAGGGGCGCCTGCTGGGaacccccgccacggtaagcaccggtgTCAGACCCAAAAAATGAGACGCCATAAAAAAGCTGAAAACAGGGCCCGGGGCCCTAAgtaaggcccgggcgaagccagaacttcggggaaaacttttaaacaaacaagcaagcaacccccccatcccccagcaAAAAGCAACAAAAGTAGCCACCCAAGGGCTGCCCAGTCCCTTTGCCGACTGGGGGGGCCTgggccggggttttccccccttgatTTTCCGACTTTTACTACCCCAAAACCCACCTACCTGTGGGCCTCACACCCCACAACAGATTCTACCCAAAAGATAAAAACACCAGTAACCCCAAATTTGAAATGGGCAAACTCCCTTTTTATACGGTTTACCCCGAGTGATACGTTAAAGGGATATCGCTTGCCCCGCTTTTTCTCACTCCCTGGAGGGGGGTACCTTACACACGCCCCCCCAACCCGGGGTTTACAAGttaacccccggggggtttggggccccaggGCCACGCTGGGCCCCCATCTCATTGGGCACGGTTTCCCCTCGTTCCCCCGCCCCGCTTAACCCCAGCCCCTAGTGTATTTAAACCCCAGAGCCGAAAAAAAGAGAtcgcattccccgatcctccagcagaacctgacaacGCAGCAAACACCACAAGGGCTGCCCCCTCCCTTTGGGCCGGGCTGGGGAGCCAGCCGGCTCCCCCGTTATCTCCGCTTTTACTTCAGCCCCCAGCCATACTGTGGCATCTCACCCCcccaacaaattctccccaaaaagataaagacaccagtaaccacaaatagaagatgggGAAATCCATCTTTTATACTGGTGACCCCGGGGGAAAACGTTAAGGGATATGCTCCCTTTTGCCCTTTTCTACTCTCTTTTTGGGGAGGACCCTGggagcagcacgaccccgcaacctggattCAGCATagttttcccgggtttggggccccaaaagggcccaGCCATGTCCCCCCGCTCATTTTAAATGCGggcttccccccttccctgcccttacCCCAgcgctattttattttttcccgcgagccgaaaaaaaaggatcacattcccccatttttttttttttccagagcagACAACATTAAACAGCCCCCACAAAgggctgcccagtccttagccactGGGGAGCCGCCGGGTCCCCCATTGTCTCCACTTCactaacccaaaaccccccctaccccgtgggcactcacaccccaaCAGATTCTCCCGAGATAAACAAACCCTTTAACCCCaaaaagaagatggggaaaaatCCCTCTTCTATAgtatgacctccttaccagccctcccatcctgcgccagctggggcaATGTCTCGCCCGCCCCAAAGAGTCCGCTTCTTCAGCGGGGCCCCATATCCTCGGCCTTGGGGGTGTTTCCCGAAAaggcccttttcccaaaaccccccgccacgctggtgtaaaagGCAAAGTTGGGATGGGCCCCAGATGCCCCcaaaacttccaccgcggggcccccccGCGCTG
Proteins encoded in this window:
- the LOC119571856 gene encoding proline-rich protein 2-like; translated protein: MVLFGLLSLKTNVEVKHHTHRPVEASRFGEGEDPKPGQVLGPGKGTPTPPLSGKTGRASPSQQSQPGCFRGQKRNQKGWGLPGQGHKFETEKKPGPEKNPKTKIKQTQGSPPPRGPRGKPGQPKENPPQALRISPMGVPSPNAILRQGALTSPSSGRHYPGEVFPLPPGVYFSRCHVPWKRGPDDPGESNNSLLRNSRAPHCGGRC
- the LOC119571857 gene encoding formin-like protein 16, with product MSRPPQRVRFFSGAPYPRPWGCFPKRPFSQNPPPRWCKRQSWDGPQMPPKLPPRGPPALGPRGPGQMPHFKIGGQNAKPRPLPPLLTAQRAPQNSGAKGLRGENAGP